A single window of Malus sylvestris chromosome 5, drMalSylv7.2, whole genome shotgun sequence DNA harbors:
- the LOC126623879 gene encoding ATP synthase gamma chain, chloroplastic-like, with protein MSCSNLTMWASSTPSLSDTSALSCRSFIAPLQLPSQNSLPASRSSSVTPVQCGLRELRERISSVKNTQKITEAMKLVAAAKVRRAQEAVVNGRPFSETLVEVLYNINEQLQVEDIDAPLTKVRPVKKVALVVITGDRGLCGGFNNMIIKKAERRIAELKALGLEFTIISVGKKGNSYFLRRPYIPVDKFLEGTNLPTAKEAQAIADDVFSLFVSEEVDKVELLYTKFVSLVKSDPVIHTLLPLSPKGEICDINGVCVDAADDEFFRLTTKEGKLTVERDIIKTQTVDFTPVLQFEQDPVQILDALLPLYLNSQLLRALQESLASELAARMTAMSNATDNAVELKKTLSQTYNRQRQAKITGEILEIVSGANALV; from the coding sequence ATGTCTTGCTCAAATTTGACAATGTGGGCGTCCTCAACGCCCTCACTTTCTGACACCTCCGCCCTCTCCTGCCGCTCCTTCATCGCCCCTCTTCAGCTTCCTTCCCAAAACTCTCTCCCCGCCTCGCGATCATCCTCCGTGACACCGGTTCAATGCGGTCTTCGCGAGCTTCGTGAGCGTATTTCATCAGTGAAGAACACGCAGAAGATCACTGAGGCTATGAAGCTTGTGGCAGCCGCCAAAGTCCGCCGAGCTCAAGAGGCTGTCGTTAATGGCAGACCCTTTTCGGAAACCCTAGTCGAAGTTCTTTACAACATCAATGAGCAGCTCCAAGTGGAAGATATTGATGCTCCTCTGACCAAAGTTAGGCCTGTCAAGAAAGTTGCTCTCGTTGTCATAACCGGGGATCGCGGTCTTTGCGGAGGTTTCAACAATATGATCATCAAAAAAGCCGAGAGAAGAATTGCCGAATTGAAGGCTCTTGGTCTCGAATTCACGATCATCAGTGTCGGTAAAAAGGGTAACTCGTATTTCCTCCGCCGGCCATACATTCCGGTTGATAAGTTCCTCGAGGGAACCAACCTCCCAACTGCCAAAGAAGCACAGGCCATCGCGGACGATGTTTTCTCCCTTTTCGTAAGTGAAGAGGTCGACAAAGTCGAGCTTTTGTACACGAAATTTGTGTCGTTGGTTAAATCCGACCCTGTGATTCACACCCTGCTTCCACTCTCGCCGAAAGGAGAGATTTGTGACATCAATGGCGTTTGTGTGGACGCCGCGGATGATGAGTTCTTCAGGCTGACAACAAAAGAAGGGAAATTGACAGTGGAGAGAGATATCATCAAGACACAGACCGTGGATTTCACGCCTGTTTTGCAGTTTGAGCAGGATCCGGTTCAGATTCTCGACGCTTTGCTGCCGTTATACCTCAACAGTCAGCTTTTGAGGGCATTGCAGGAGTCTCTAGCCAGTGAGCTTGCTGCTAGGATGACTGCTATGAGCAATGCAACTGATAACGCGGTGGAGTTGAAGAAGACCTTGTCGCAGACCTACAACCGGCAGCGCCAGGCAAAAATCACTGGAGAGATTTTGGAGATTGTTTCGGGTGCCAACGCTTTAGTCTAG